The Naumovozyma castellii chromosome 5, complete genome genomic interval TGTCTCTTTGATGGTGGGTAATCTGTCGATTTGAAATATCGTAACGGTGGTCCTGGTTTGAATAAGTGAGAAATGTCAGACGGTAGTTTTGATATGGGAGGTGCCATTGTATATTATCTTGGAAAGGTTGCGTGGATTTTGTATGTTAGATCTATTTTGCTACTTCCATTACCTTTGAGTGAGTGTTTCTATTGGAATAAATCAAAAAGATGGGGTGTTTTTCATCCGGCACAGTTTTttcagatttcaaattttagaCCAAGTTCGCAATTAAATAAaggattttgaatttaaataaattagtAGTTGAATCTATATAACAAATTTATAAAGTGGTTCTATATGTAGCTAATATTCTAGTTTGTCCGTTGGTTGCATTAAACTTAGTTGCTGGCAACAACTCTTCTACCGCTAATTAATTGGTTTAACAAATCTGTTGAATTGGTGGATGCTGATGAAtcattcatttgaagatgacCCTCTTGCTGTTGTGTTGGTTGTTGAGGGCCACCAAACATACCTGgtggaggaggaggaggagcATTGACATtaagttgttgttgttgctgaaCAGATTGTAATTGTGATTGTAAAGCTGTGTTTGAAGAAGCTGCATCGAATGCATCATCCATGTTTGCAGTTATAGTTGATGGCGAAGTATTAGTGGAATTAGGATTTCCATTTTGTAAAAATTGGATAACAGAAGCTGAGTGATCTATTGGTTTAATTGCCAAAATTtctattaatttattttttagtttGCCATCACTCTCATTTGatgtttcaatattttcccATGAAAATAAGGATGGGTATCTATGATATTCTTCTTCcgttattatattatttttcttcaatttgaaagttttattttcataaCTAGATAGAGATGCAATTCTTTCGTCCAGGAATGAAACAGCATTGTTTAGTGCATCATAAGGATCCACGTAATCATTCTTTTCCACTGGAGcgttcttcttcttattatttgagGAGTTATTTGTGGTTGTGgcattgttattattggcGTTATTTGTAATCACGGTGGACAATAGTGGATTTATATCATTATGGTGTGGTAATGTATCATTCAATGTTGGTAGTTGTATAGTGCTGTTATTCTTCGATAGGTTAATACTAGTAACGGGAGTTTGAGTAACACCCCATGCATTGGATCCTGCAGGAATTGATGCTGGTGTTAATACCGGAGTAGATGACGAAGTATGATTTGCGAACTCTTGATGAAGTTGTGTTTTAATAGGTGCTGGTGAGATaactgaagatgaaaaatgtGCACTGGCATTACTATTGGAACGCATTAAGGATGAAGGTTGGTTACCAGGAGTCATAGAATTCTTATTATATATGTTTCCAtcttgctgttgttgttgagcCAATTGTGCTTGTTGTTTATTATGCAATTctcttttattaaatgaatcagCTTCTTCACCAGGTTCATGCAAGAACATacaatttggattttgaCAGGGAACACCTCTCAAATATGATGAACAATATTTGGTTGTACCATAAGCAGCCTTAATAAGACGTCCGTCCATGTAAGTTCCATCCACTTGAGCAATACATTTGGCTGCATCATCCTTTGTGGCGAATGTAATGTAAACACCATACCCTGGTGAAGAATGATGGTGATAATGATCAGATGATGCTACAGTATGCGGAGATTTCTTATTAACGACAATTTTATTAATCTTACCATATTgtccaaaatatttatcagATCTCAATACATTAGCCACTTCCTCATATGGCACAGGTGGATTGATCCCTACCACGTATACTAAGTTTTTCTGAATGACTCTCATTCCAGATAGATGTTTCCTATTGGTATGTTCATTCTCCTTACGTTCCTTTTCTCGTTGTTTCCTTTCTCTTTCCTTTCTTGCTAAATTAGCTCTCTCCAACTTCAGCTCTTCAGGAGACAAACTAACATATCGCAcgttttcatcatcatatttaCGACGACATGCGGGACATCTCCCATTTAGTTCAGGATTTTGtctaatattattataacaaaattgacaaatttGATAGCCACAGGGACAGGGGAAGAAATTCTTATCTGTGATATCCATGGGTTCAATACACAGGGGGCagaattcttcttcatcgtctGATAAGAATGAAGTATCGTAATTACTTAATGCCGCTTGGATGGATTGTAGATTTTCATGGACGTGAGGATTCAAAGtcattttttcttattatgTTTTGGTGTGAGTGTTATGTAGTTCCTTTCAGTGAGTAGTATATTAATGGAGTTATCTTCTTTTAAGATGAGATGATAGTGGAATAAATATAGGGTGGGATTTCTGTAGTTTTCACTTGTTCAATGGTAGAACGTAAATACGTATTTTCAAGTATTTCGTTGTCGggaggaagaaaaaataagaagaaaaaatcgTTACCCTGTCGGTGATGAATCATGTTGCATATGACAGGTTCCAATTCTCTTAGTACTAAAGAATAATGGCAAGCTTATGAGTCAGGACATTATTTGATGGCGTTGtccattttgaattaaCTATTTTCTAAAGTAAAATTactaacaataatatttaaaatatttagtGGAAATACATTATAAGGTgatattattcaaatgtGGAATAGTTGCTCAAAATTAATCTTACCGGAAGATAAGGGGACAGTGTTTGTTCCATTTAGAtgaatattgt includes:
- the MOT2 gene encoding CCR4-NOT core ubiquitin-protein ligase subunit MOT2 (ancestral locus Anc_7.249); protein product: MTLNPHVHENLQSIQAALSNYDTSFLSDDEEEFCPLCIEPMDITDKNFFPCPCGYQICQFCYNNIRQNPELNGRCPACRRKYDDENVRYVSLSPEELKLERANLARKERERKQREKERKENEHTNRKHLSGMRVIQKNLVYVVGINPPVPYEEVANVLRSDKYFGQYGKINKIVVNKKSPHTVASSDHYHHHSSPGYGVYITFATKDDAAKCIAQVDGTYMDGRLIKAAYGTTKYCSSYLRGVPCQNPNCMFLHEPGEEADSFNKRELHNKQQAQLAQQQQQDGNIYNKNSMTPGNQPSSLMRSNSNASAHFSSSVISPAPIKTQLHQEFANHTSSSTPVLTPASIPAGSNAWGVTQTPVTSINLSKNNSTIQLPTLNDTLPHHNDINPLLSTVITNNANNNNATTTNNSSNNKKKNAPVEKNDYVDPYDALNNAVSFLDERIASLSSYENKTFKLKKNNIITEEEYHRYPSLFSWENIETSNESDGKLKNKLIEILAIKPIDHSASVIQFLQNGNPNSTNTSPSTITANMDDAFDAASSNTALQSQLQSVQQQQQLNVNAPPPPPPGMFGGPQQPTQQQEGHLQMNDSSASTNSTDLLNQLISGRRVVASN